From Sceloporus undulatus isolate JIND9_A2432 ecotype Alabama chromosome 6, SceUnd_v1.1, whole genome shotgun sequence, one genomic window encodes:
- the XCR1 gene encoding chemokine XC receptor 1 — translation MAELTETISEGIPNTTDYYYEDDDQIDSNWCDMNDIAKMSALVASILFSVIFLFSLLGNSLVLWIVLKYESLMSLTNLFIMNLCISDITFSCTLPFWIVYHNYGWILGDFLCKTVSAIFAISYYSGVIFLTIMTIFRYLAVSDPLSTLRTQTKRSGMLISLAIWITAFLFVIPEITYIQVTTATNNSDGQQVCDYQEXPWKLVELCEQVILFFISFITIATLYVSILKILLRSRSQRRHRTVKLIFTIVVVFFLSWAPYNVLGFVYVLSTRQIIKLHCQLAKEVFFAFDISRVVAYCHCCFNPVLYVFVGVKFRKHLKLLYNQFALCHKGIPQTTPRFHSFDLGPYEDPSLY, via the exons atggcTGAACTAACAGAGACTATATCTGAGGGCATCCCAAATACGACAGATTATTATTATGAGGATGACGACCAAATCGATTCTAATTGGTGTGATATGAACGACATTGCCAAGATGAGTGCCCTGGTTGCCAGCATTCTGTTCTCTGTGATTTTTCTCTTCAGCCTGCTAGGAAACAGCCTTGTGTTGTGGATTGTCTTGAAATACGAAAGCCTTATGTCCTTGACAAATCTCTTCATCATGAATCTTTGCATCAGCGACATAACCTTCTCTTGCACACTGCCCTTTTGGATTGTGTACCATAACTATGGATGGATTCTGGgtgattttctttgcaaaactgtGAGTGCCATCTTCGCTATCAGTTACTACAGTGGTGTTATCTTTCTTACCATCATGACCATTTTTCGATACCTGGCTGTATCCGATCCCTTATCAACACTGAGGACTCAGACAAAAAGATCTGGCATGCTGATAAGTTTGGCCATTTGGATCACTGCTTTTTTATTTGTGATCCCTGAGATAACTTACATCCAAGTGACAACAGCCACTAACAACAGTGATGGCCAACAGGTCTGTGACTACCAAGAG NCCCCCTGGAAGCTGGTGGAGTTGTGTGAGCAAGTTATTTTATTCTTCATCTCCTTCATAACCATTGCAACATTATATGTCAGCATACTAAAGATTCTCCTTAGATCAAGGTCTCAAAGGAGGCACAGAACTGTGAAGCTCATATTTACCATCGTGGTGGTCTTTTTTCTAAGCTGGGCCCCTTACAATGTGCTTGGTTTTGTGTATGTTCTTTCCACCCGACAGATCATAAAGCTACACTGTCAACTCGCGAAGGAAGTTTTCTTTGCTTTTGACATCAGCCGTGTAGTAGCCTACTGCCACTGTTGTTTCAATCCAGTCCTCTATGTCTTTGTTGGGGTGAAATTCAGAAAGCATCTGAAACTCCTGTACAATCAGTTTGCTCTGTGCCATAAAGGCATCCCACAGACTACCCCAAGATTTCATTCTTTTGACTTGGGTCCGTATGAAGATCCATCTCTGTATTAA